Part of the Rhizobium oryzihabitans genome is shown below.
CCGGTCAGCCGAAGCAGCGGAATGCCGGCCACCAGGGCAGCGAGAGCTCCGGCGCCACCGGCGAGCAGGCTCGCGGAAAAGACATCGAGTTGAGTCGCTTGAATAACGTCCGGCAGATCATGCAGGCGCATCTTCTTTCATCATCGGCGCGATTGTCAGCCAAGCGGAGACATAGGCACCAATCGCCATGAAGCTCATATGGCCGAAGGAGATCACGCCGGTATTGCCGATGAATATAAACAGGCCTACCACCACTATGAGCTTGATGAGCCAGTCGGTCACGGTGCGATCGAACGATCCAGGACTCAAAAATGTCAGTGCCACAGTGCCACCAAGATCAGGACAAGCGGCGCCACTTCGCGCAGCATGGTATTGAGGGTGCGTAGCAGGCTCATCAGACGCGCTCCTTGGCCCAGGGCAGGATGATGATGCCACGGGGCCGCACGAGTAGAAGGGCAAACAGAACCGAGTAGAGGACGGCGTCTCGGAACGGGCGTAGTTCAGGCGGTAGCGCCATTTCGATCAGAACGGTCAGGCTTCCGATTACGAAGCCGCCGATCGCCGCGCCGGCGAGGCTGCCCAGGCGCCGATGACGGTGGCCACGAAGCCGACTACGGCAGGTTGAAGGCCGAGTTGCGGTGTGAGCGCTCCGATCTGGGCCACATAGAGAAGCGAAACAACACCAGCCAGCAGGCCGCTACGGCAAAAGCCACCGCGATGATGCGGTTGGCCTTGACACCCAAAAGACGGCCATGCGGAAATTTTCCGCAGCGGCGCGCATCTGGATGCCGTAGCGGCTGTATTTCAAAAAGGAGGCGAGGGCGACGAGCAGTAGCAGCGTGGTCACAATCATGACGATCTGTAGGTAAGATACAGTGATCTTGCCGAAGCTGACGCTCTGCAGCAGTGACGATCCGAAATTGACGCCGCGAGGCGTGGCGCGATCGTCATCAGGACGAGGTTCTGCAGCAGAAAGCTGACGGTGAAGGACCCGATCAGCAAGGTCGGGGTGCTGCGCTGTCGGAGCGGCCGGAACGCACAGCGTTCCATCACAAGGGCGACCAGAACGACCAGTGCGATCACCAGCACTGCTGCGATGGCGTCCGGCG
Proteins encoded:
- a CDS encoding ABC transporter permease subunit, translating into MENLVQSLVDAISMGSLFALMALGIGLVFGIMRLVNFAHGELVMIGGYGLLLLSGAPDAIAAVLVIALVVLVALVMERCAFRPLRQRSTPTLLIGSFTVSFLLQNLVLMTIAPRLAASISDRHCCRASASARSLYLTYRSS
- a CDS encoding ABC transporter permease subunit; protein product: MALTFLSPGSFDRTVTDWLIKLIVVVGLFIFIGNTGVISFGHMSFMAIGAYVSAWLTIAPMMKEDAPA